From Arcobacter sp. F2176, the proteins below share one genomic window:
- a CDS encoding DUF6471 domain-containing protein, with translation MEEKDYTKEAKLFIKKLMLQEDINFIELTKILNEKGFDYTEASVRQKISRGRFDFAFGLQVIEVLRYKLNLEKDEYK, from the coding sequence ATGGAAGAAAAAGACTATACAAAAGAAGCGAAACTATTTATCAAAAAATTAATGCTGCAAGAAGATATAAATTTTATTGAGTTAACAAAAATTTTAAATGAAAAAGGATTTGATTATACGGAAGCTTCTGTACGGCAGAAAATATCAAGGGGTCGATTTGATTTTGCTTTTGGGTTACAGGTTATTGAAGTATTGAGATATAAATTAAATTTAGAAAAAGATGAATACAAGTAA